A region of the Campylobacter subantarcticus LMG 24377 genome:
TCTAAGACTCATACCACTATCTATACCTTCTGGTATATCAAGTTCTATATGGTCTTTAAATTCTTCATAGCCATTACCATGACATGTTTTACATTTGTCTTTTATAATCTGACCACTACCTTTACAATGATCACAGCTTTGCACAAAGGTCATAAAGCCTTGTCTAACACCAACTTGTCCTTTCCCTCTACAATGAGAACAAGTATCTAATTTTCCATTTTCTGAGCCACTTCCTTTGCATGATTTACAAAAACTTTTATAGCTAAAATCGATCTTTTTTTTGCAACCAAAAACAGCTTCTTTAAAGCTAATTTTTGTTGTTATTTTTAAATCTTGAGGATATTTATTTCCTTTTTCTTTTTTACGCGTTGAGCTGCCAAAACCAAATCCATCACCAAAAAAACTCGAGAATATATCCCCTAAATCAACATTTCCAAAACCACCTGTTTGACTTTTAAGTCCTTCTTTTCCGTATCTATCATATATACTTCTTTTTTCATCATTGCTAAGCACCTCATAAGCTTCATTTACAAGCTTAAATTTTTCTTCTGCTTCTTTATTTCCTTGATTTCTATCAGGATGATATTTTAAAGCCATCTTTCTATATGCTTTTTTTATGGTTTCTTTATTTGAAGTTTGAGAAATTTCTAGTATTTCATAATAATTAAGTTCCACTTTTTTTCCTCTCTTGAAAAATTAATATTGTAATATTAGCAAAAAAATAAATGAATAGTTAAATTATGTGTTATAATGTTAAGTTTGTAACATATTTTCACTAAAGGGATAGGAATGATTAATGTTTTAATGATCGAAGATGATCCAGGTTTTGCAGAGTTTTTGGCAGAATATTTGGCTCAATTTAATATAAAAGTTACTAATTATGAAGATCCATATTTGGGAATGAGTGCTGGTATAAAAAACTATGATTGTTTGATTCTTGATTTAACTTTACCCGGACTTGATGGTCTTGAGGTTTGTCGTGAAATAAGAGAAAAATATAGTATTCCTATTATTATTTCTTCAGCTAGAAGTGATTTGAGTGATAAAATTGTAGGCCTTCAAATAGGTGCAGATGATTACCTGCCAAAACCATATGATCCAAAAGAAATGCATGCAAGAATTATGAGTTTAATTCGTCGTTCTAAACGAACTAATGAAACTCCTGAAAAAATAATCAATTCAGCATTTAAAATTGATGAAAAAAGGC
Encoded here:
- the dnaJ gene encoding molecular chaperone DnaJ: MELNYYEILEISQTSNKETIKKAYRKMALKYHPDRNQGNKEAEEKFKLVNEAYEVLSNDEKRSIYDRYGKEGLKSQTGGFGNVDLGDIFSSFFGDGFGFGSSTRKKEKGNKYPQDLKITTKISFKEAVFGCKKKIDFSYKSFCKSCKGSGSENGKLDTCSHCRGKGQVGVRQGFMTFVQSCDHCKGSGQIIKDKCKTCHGNGYEEFKDHIELDIPEGIDSGMSLRVQNKANELPNSSQRGDLYIKIIVEDDDKFIRHDDDIYTIVPVFFTQAALGKTIKVSTIRGEADLKLPIGAKDKQKFELTNEGVKNIHNGKLGSHIVQIEIKFPKTLTEEQKNLLLQLEKSFGLADEEAFIEQESLFDKIKSWFSH
- a CDS encoding response regulator transcription factor — encoded protein: MINVLMIEDDPGFAEFLAEYLAQFNIKVTNYEDPYLGMSAGIKNYDCLILDLTLPGLDGLEVCREIREKYSIPIIISSARSDLSDKIVGLQIGADDYLPKPYDPKEMHARIMSLIRRSKRTNETPEKIINSAFKIDEKRHEISYNDEILVLTPAEYEILSYMIRQHGFSVSREQLVYHCKSLKDKDSKSLDVIIGRLRTKIGDSSKAPKHIFSVRGIGYKLIG